The following are encoded together in the Neofelis nebulosa isolate mNeoNeb1 chromosome 9, mNeoNeb1.pri, whole genome shotgun sequence genome:
- the LOC131485538 gene encoding signal-regulatory protein beta-1-like — MTGEGRLFPSTEQRPILPSIHICTEQGPQASAMLAPASGPHLPPYLLLALLLGLTGVAGEAELQVIQPEKLVSVTAEETATLHCTLTSLVPVGKIRWFRGTGPDRELIFSFGRGHFLCITNVSDATRRNNLDFSIRISNITPADAGTYYCVKFQKGAREVEFKSGPGTQVTVSRRRAGSPGKDLELSPSLLVALSLGPKLLLLVSVSAIYGHRKQWIDCESWTRRTEPGDPGGK, encoded by the exons ATGACAGGAGAAGGAAGGCTTTTCCCCTCTACAGAACAGAGGCCCATTCTACCCAGCATACACATTTGCACAGAGCAGGGTCCCCAGGCCTCCGCAATGTTGGCCCCTGCCTCCGGGCCCCACCTGCCTCCTTACCTGCTGCTGGCTCTGCTGTTGGGACTCACAG GTGTGGCAGGTGAGGCGGAGCTGCAGGTGATCCAGCCCGAGAAGCTGGTGTCTGTCACAGCCGAAGAGACGGCCACTCTGCACTGCACCCTGACCTCCCTGGTCCCCGTTGGGAAAATCAGGTGGTTCAGGGGGACGGGGCCAGACCGGGAGTTAATCTTCAGTTTCGGAAGAGGCCACTTTCTCTGCATAACAAATGTTTCAGACGCCACAAGAAGAAATAACCTGGACTTTTCCATCCGCATCAGTAACATCACCCCAGCAGACGCTGGAACCTACTACTGTGTGAAGTTCCAGAAAGGGGCCCGTGAGGTGGAGTTTAAGTCTGGACCAGGCACCCAGGTCACCGTGAGCA GAAGGAGAGCTGGCAGCCCGGGAAAAG ACCTAGAactctctccttcactcttgGTGGCTCTCTCCCTGGGCCCCAAGCTGCTGCTGctcgtctctgtctctgccatctATGGCCACAGGAAGCAATGGATTGACTGTGAGTCATGGACAAGGAGGACAGAGCCAG GTGACCCAGGAGGAAAATAG